The Kribbella jejuensis region TCGAGGAGATGATCGCGGCCGGGATCGCCAGGGACAGCGACCGGATCATGTACGGCTGGAGTACGTCCCAGGCCTTGCGCCACGGATCCAGCGTCCACGTCTTCGGGAACGACCACTGCGACGCGGCCGTCGTGTCCCCGGACGTCTTGAAGCTGGTGATCAGTACGACGTACACCGGGATCAGCACGAACAACAGGAACAGCAACAGCAGGACGTACCGCACCGTCCGGCTGCGCCGGGTCGAACCGTCGGCGATCGCCCCACGCCCCGGCTTCTGCCGGATCGCGGCGGCGGCATGCCCGGTCGCAGCAGCAGTATCGGCGCTCATTCCTCAGTCTCCTGCCGGACGGTCCACGCGAGGTACGGGATGACGAGTACGGCGACCACCGCGAGCATCACGATGCCGATCGCGGCCGCCTTGGCCTGGTCGCTGCGCAACAGCGTGTTCCACATCAGGATGGCCGGCACCTCGGTACGGAACTGGTTCGGCCCGGTGATCGCGTAGATCAGGTCGAACAGTTTCAGCGAGATGTGGCCGAGGATGATCAGCGCCGACAGCGCGATCGGTGACAGCTGCGGGAACAGCACGTGCCGGTACAGCTTGAACTCCGACGCGCCGTCCACCCGGGCCGCCTCGCGCAGCTCTGGCGGGATCCCGCGGAAGCCGGCCAGGAACAGCGCCATGATGTACCCCGACATCTGCCAGACCGCGGGCAGCGCGATGGACGCCATCGTCGTCCATCGACTGCCTGCGGTCCACCACGGATTCTCCAGGAAGTGCAGATGGAGGATCTCGAACAACCGGTTCAGCCCGCGGGCGTCGTCGCCGGTGGACGGGTTCAGCAACCACCCCCAGACGACGCCCGAGGCGATCATCGAGATCGCCATCGGGAACAGGTAGATCGACCGGAAGATCGACTCGCCGGGCACGCCCTTCTCCAGCAGCAGTGCCCACAGCAGGCCGAAGACCAGCGTGCCCACGATGAACGCCACCGTGAGCACACCGAGGTTCTTCAGCGAGTTGAGGAACCGGTCCTCACTGAACAGGTGACCGTAGTTCTCGAACCCGACGTAGTCCGCCGGGCCCTTCCGAGCGGTGTGCCGGTTCGTCAGCGAGGTGTTGAAGGACCAGGCGATCAGCCCGTAGACGAAGTACCCGAGCAACAGCACGGTCGGCAGCAGCACTAGGGCGCCAGGTCCCCAGGTGCGGATTCTTCCGTGCACGCCTAGCCCTCCAGTCCGGTCGTTCGCAACTCGCGTCGCATCAGCTCGTCTTCATCGCGGTACCGAGCGCGGACTGCAGCTTCGCGACGTCCGGGCTGCCGCTGAACTGGCTCAGCGCGGACAGGATGTCGTTGTTCTGACCCAGCGTGCAGGCCGCACCGTGGGCACAGGACGGGACGATCGTGTCCTTCTTCCAGTCCGCCATCGCGCTCTGCTGGTACTTCGGGTAGTCCGCCGGGTCGGCGTCCGAACGGGCCGGGATCGAACCCTTCTTGGTGTTGAACGCCTTCTGGCCCTCGGCCGAACCGACGACCTTCAGCCAGCACTTCGCACCGTCGGGGTCCGCACCGTTGGTCGGCAGCGTGAACGAGTCGGCGAGGAACTGGAAGTCCTGCCCGGTACCCGGCGCCGGCCAGTAGGTGTACGCGGTGTCCGGCACCTTGTCGGCGAGCTGCTGCGCGGCGACCCAGTCACCCATCAGCGTGTAGCCGGCCTTGCCGCTGTTCACGTAGCCCAGCGCGTCCGGCCAGTCGATCGCCTCGCGGTCGGTGTTGGTGAAGGTGAGCAGCGTCTTGTACTTGTTCAGCGCCGCGGTCACGTCACCGCCGGACCAGTCGGTCTTGCCGTCCCACAGGCCCTTGAACTTGTCCGCACCGAGCTCGCCGAGCAGCACGGCCTCGACCAGCATCTCCTGGGCGAAGCCCTTGGAGACCGCGAGCGGGGCAGCCACACCGGCGGCCTTCAGCTTGGTCAGGTCGGCGATCCACGCGTCCACGTTGGCCGGGGCCTTGGTGGCGTCGATGTTCGCCTTCTTCAGCACCGTCGGGTTCGCCCAGACCACGTTCGCCCGGTGGATGTTGGCCGGGATCGAGTAGATCTTGCCGTCGACGGTCAGGTTGTCGATCAGGTTCTGCGGGAACGCCTTGTCCAGCCCGTAGTCCTTGTACAACTGAGTGACGTCGTCGACCTGGCCGGCGTTGATGTAGTCCTTCAGCTCGGCACCGGCGTGCGCCTGGAAGGTGGACGGCGGCTTGCCCGCCTGCAGGTCGTTCGCGAGCACCTGCTTGGCGTTCGAGCCCGCGCCACCGGCGACGGCGGAGTTGACGAACTTGTAGTCCTTGCACTCGGTACCGAACACCGACACGAGGCCGTCCAGACCGGCCTTCTCACCACCGTCGGCCCACCAGGTGAAGACAGTGACGTCCTTGCTCGCCGACGAGCCTCCACCGCCGCTGTTGTCGTTGCTGTTCCCGCAGGCGCTCACCGCGAGAAGACCCGCCGCACCCACGAGCGCCAGGGTCTTACTCAGACCACCACGCATGTTAAATCTCCGATCAACGTTGATGGAGCCGCCGCTGACAACGATGCCCCCTTGACGGCCCCCACTCTGGAACTGCTACTGGCGAGTGTCAACGTTCCGCGCAGGCGCGTTGCGCAGCCGTGACCCCGTGTGGGTTGACAGTGTGAGAGCGCGCACATCGAGTGTTCGATCACAGCACTTGCGCACAAAGTCAGGGCCGGAGCAGCACCTTGATCGCGCGCCGTTCGTGCATCGCGGCGTACCCCTCGGCGACGTCCGCGAGCGGGAGCTCGGAATCGAACACCTTGCCCGGGTCGATCTCCCCGGCCAGTACGTCGGCCATCAACTGCGGCAGGTACGCACGGCACGGCGCCGCGCCGCCGCTCAGCCCGACGTTGCGGCCGAACATCGTCCCGATCGGCACCTCGACCCCGTGCGGCACGCCGACGAACCCGACCGTCGCGCCGGCCCGTGCGACCTCGAACGCGGTCGTCATCGACTGCTCGGTGCCGACGCATTCCAGTACCGCGTCCGCGCCGACCCCGTCGGTCAGTTCGAGGACGGCGTCCCGCGCCGCGTCGCCGCGTTCGGAAATGATGTCCGTGGCACCGAATTCCTTCGCCAGCTTCTGCCGTGGCTCGTGCCGTGACAGTGCGACGACTCGCTCCGCACCCATCCGCGACGCCGCGAGGACGCCGCACAGCCCGACCGCGCCGTCGCCGACGACGACCACGGTGTCGCCGGCCTTCACCCGCGCCGATCGAGCCGCGTGCCACCCGGTGCCCATCACGTCGGAGAGCGTGAGCAGTGACGGGACGAGAGAGTCGTCCGGTACTTCGGGCGTCGCGACCAGCGTGCCGTCGGCGTACGGGAGCTTCACGTACTCACCCTGGCCGCCGTCCGCTTTCGCACTGCCGTAGCCGACCAGGTTCTGGCAGGCGGTCTGGTATCCCGCGAGGCAGTGCGGGCAGGTCCCGTCGCTCACCACGAACGGCGCGATCACGAAGTCGCCGGGCTTGACCGTGCGGACCTCGGACCCGATCTCCTCGACGATGCCGACGAACTCGTGCCCGATCGGCCGCGGTTGCTTGACCGGGTTCTCCCCGCGGTACGGCCAGAGGTCGGAGCCACAGATGCACGAGGCAACGACCTTGACCACCGCGTCCCCCGGCCCGTCGATCTTCGGATCAGGCCGCTCTTCCAGCCGCACGTCGAACGCTCCATGAATCACGGTGGCTCGCATGGAGCCCACCCTAGATGTGATGTCCAGGGACGTTGGTCAGTCGGGTGATGGGTGGTTGGCCTCCGATGGAGCTGTGGGGTCGGTGGTGATTGTAGAAGTGGAGCCAGGCGGGTAGTGCTTCTTGGCGTTCGGTTTCGGTGCGGTAGTAGCGGGCGTAGGCCCAGCCGTCGGCCAGGGTGCGGTGGAAGCGTTCGATCTTGCCGTTGGTCTGGGGCCGGTAGGGCTTGGTCTTCTTGGGTGTGACGCCGAGTTCGGCGCAGGTGGCGTGCCAGGCGTGGGAGCGGTAGGCCGAGCCGTTGTCGGACAAGACTCGTTCGGTGGTGATGCCGTGGTCGGCGTACCAGGCCACGGCGCGGCGCAGGACTGCGGTGGCGGTGGCGGCGGTTTCGTCGGTGTGGAGTTCGGCGTAGGCCAGTCGGGAGTGGTCGTCGATGACGGTGTGCAGGTAGGTGCGGCCGAGGCGGGGTCCGTGGTGCCGGTCGCGGTCGCCGGTGCGGTGGGCGGTGGTGGTGCGGTTGCGTTTGCCTTGCTGGCGTCCGACGTAGCGCCAGCCGCCGCCGTCGGGGATGTTGCCGAACTTGGTCACGTCGACGTGCAGAAGTGAGCCGGGGTGGTCGTGTTCGTAGCGGCGCAGGGGTTCGCCGGTGACGCGGTCGATGCGGGACAGCCGGTTGATCCGGCAGCGCACCAGTACGGCGTGCACGGTCGAGGCCGGTACGCCGACACGGCCGGCGATCTGCACCGGGCCGAGCCGAAGCCGCCACCGCAGCCGCACAATCTGCCGTACCAGCGCCGGCGAGGTCTTGGCGGGGCTGTGGTGCGGCCGCGAGCTGCGATCGGCCATCCCGGCCGAGCCCTCGAGCCGGTACCGCTCAGCCCATTTACGCGCCGTGCGTGGCGAGACCATGAACCTCTTCGCAGCCGCAGCACAGGTCCAGCCTTGCTCGACCACCAGACGCGCCAGCCGTAACCGGGTGCGTGGGGTCAGGGTCGCGTTAACGTGGGACACGAAGGCCTCCTGGTTGGTGAAGCGGTTCCTTAGACAGCTCCACTTCACAACCGGAGGCCTTCACCTGTCACACAGACTCACCGCCCACCCGAAGAACAACCTCCCT contains the following coding sequences:
- a CDS encoding carbohydrate ABC transporter permease; translated protein: MHGRIRTWGPGALVLLPTVLLLGYFVYGLIAWSFNTSLTNRHTARKGPADYVGFENYGHLFSEDRFLNSLKNLGVLTVAFIVGTLVFGLLWALLLEKGVPGESIFRSIYLFPMAISMIASGVVWGWLLNPSTGDDARGLNRLFEILHLHFLENPWWTAGSRWTTMASIALPAVWQMSGYIMALFLAGFRGIPPELREAARVDGASEFKLYRHVLFPQLSPIALSALIILGHISLKLFDLIYAITGPNQFRTEVPAILMWNTLLRSDQAKAAAIGIVMLAVVAVLVIPYLAWTVRQETEE
- a CDS encoding zinc-dependent alcohol dehydrogenase family protein, with translation MRATVIHGAFDVRLEERPDPKIDGPGDAVVKVVASCICGSDLWPYRGENPVKQPRPIGHEFVGIVEEIGSEVRTVKPGDFVIAPFVVSDGTCPHCLAGYQTACQNLVGYGSAKADGGQGEYVKLPYADGTLVATPEVPDDSLVPSLLTLSDVMGTGWHAARSARVKAGDTVVVVGDGAVGLCGVLAASRMGAERVVALSRHEPRQKLAKEFGATDIISERGDAARDAVLELTDGVGADAVLECVGTEQSMTTAFEVARAGATVGFVGVPHGVEVPIGTMFGRNVGLSGGAAPCRAYLPQLMADVLAGEIDPGKVFDSELPLADVAEGYAAMHERRAIKVLLRP
- a CDS encoding IS481 family transposase; translation: MSHVNATLTPRTRLRLARLVVEQGWTCAAAAKRFMVSPRTARKWAERYRLEGSAGMADRSSRPHHSPAKTSPALVRQIVRLRWRLRLGPVQIAGRVGVPASTVHAVLVRCRINRLSRIDRVTGEPLRRYEHDHPGSLLHVDVTKFGNIPDGGGWRYVGRQQGKRNRTTTAHRTGDRDRHHGPRLGRTYLHTVIDDHSRLAYAELHTDETAATATAVLRRAVAWYADHGITTERVLSDNGSAYRSHAWHATCAELGVTPKKTKPYRPQTNGKIERFHRTLADGWAYARYYRTETERQEALPAWLHFYNHHRPHSSIGGQPPITRLTNVPGHHI
- a CDS encoding ABC transporter substrate-binding protein, whose translation is MRGGLSKTLALVGAAGLLAVSACGNSNDNSGGGGSSASKDVTVFTWWADGGEKAGLDGLVSVFGTECKDYKFVNSAVAGGAGSNAKQVLANDLQAGKPPSTFQAHAGAELKDYINAGQVDDVTQLYKDYGLDKAFPQNLIDNLTVDGKIYSIPANIHRANVVWANPTVLKKANIDATKAPANVDAWIADLTKLKAAGVAAPLAVSKGFAQEMLVEAVLLGELGADKFKGLWDGKTDWSGGDVTAALNKYKTLLTFTNTDREAIDWPDALGYVNSGKAGYTLMGDWVAAQQLADKVPDTAYTYWPAPGTGQDFQFLADSFTLPTNGADPDGAKCWLKVVGSAEGQKAFNTKKGSIPARSDADPADYPKYQQSAMADWKKDTIVPSCAHGAACTLGQNNDILSALSQFSGSPDVAKLQSALGTAMKTS